The Patescibacteria group bacterium genomic sequence TAATAGCTTATGAATATGCTGGAGAAGACGCGATTTTTCGTTGCTTTAAATCAAAGTTAACAGAATTTTTCTATCAACCTTTGGTCGAAAAAAAGTTTAGTTCCTTTCTTTATAATCGTCGCGGCTTTCATGACAACTCAATTTGTATCAGTAGATCTCCATTTGTGGACCTAGAAGCATGCGCGAGATATGAAGAGAAGAATGAGGAAATGGACGCAATACTTTATTAAACAAAGGACGGCTCTATCGGGAGCGTCCTTTTATAATCTTAAGGATTACCGTTATCCGCTCCGTCTAAGATATAATGAGTAGCAGACCACGTCGCTCGCGAGCCCCGTCGCTCTTGAGCGACAGGGCGAGCGGCGTGGCAGGGCAAGGTAAAATATGATAAACTAAGCTTGCGGGTTTAAATCAGGAGATATTTTCACTAAAAATATTAAAACAAAAAATATGAAATGGCGCGTGATTTTATTTATTGTTTTTTTCTGGTCAATCGCGGGAAAAATAGAGGCCGCTCAAGTGACCATCAATGCAACCGCGGATACCTATGTGAACTCTTATGCACCGACCCAAAATTTTGGCAGCGTTAATACTCTGGAGGTGCGCTCGCGCGATATTTCCCGCTCGAGTTTTCTCCAGTTTAATCTTTCCCACTTTATTCCCTTAGATGCGACGGTGACCAGGGCTTACTTGAAACTATATCTTTTTGACAATTTTTGTTATACCAATGCCACCGCGCCGATGAATATCCGCATCTATCGGGTGAGCGGTCGTTGGTCTGAACAGAGCATTACTTACCAGAGCCAGCCTGATGCTTCCACCGTGGACGGCGCAAGCCTTACGCTTCCTCTAAATTCTGCCGCGGGATATAAAACTTGGGATGTTACGAATATTGTTAAGGGTTGGATTGATAACCAATATCTTAATTATGGTTTGCGCACATATTATTATTCAGAAAATAATTGTCAAGCCACATTTTATGCCCGTGAGGCAGGGGAAGGAATGAAGCCTCAGTTAGTTGTTGAATATACGCCGCCTCCGGACCGCACCCCGCCGCAGATTAGGGAAGTTTCAGCCGAAGTAACGGCGACGACAGCGACCATTCGTTGGAAGACATACAATGACCCCTCTTCAAGCACGGTTGCTTACCGGCGGCCGGGAGCACAGCTCTGGCCAATCCAGAGCGCCGGGGGTTTAACAGTTGATCACAGTGTAACTTTAACCAATTTACAACCCCAAACACTATATCAATACACGGCGAAATCCAGAGACGCGGCAGGCAATGAAGCGGTTTCCGCGGTTTTAGAATTTACCACGGCAGAGGCCGAAGATCTGACTGCGCCGGATATTTCCAATCTGAGCGTTAATCACCTTTCAAGCCGCGCGGTAGAAATTATTTGGAGCTCGCAGGAAGAGGGGACAGGAGAGGTACGCTATAGCACAGATCGCCAACGCGTATCCATTGCCACCCAGGCGGGGCTCAAGACCAATCATACTGTGCGGTTGGAGCCGTTATTACCCGCCACAACTTACTATTTTGTGATTGACTCGGAAGATGCTCACGGGAACAGGACAGTCCGCGAGGAGGATCAATTTACTACGCAGGCAGACGCTGCCGCTGAAGAAGAGGATGGAGAGGAACAGGATGAGGAAGAGAATTATAATCCTCTTTCCGTTTACAATATTGTTTCAGATGTTTTGAGCCCGACTAGTATGCGGTTCAGGTGGTGGAGCACAATTGACGGCACCTCTTGGGTTTTTGCTTCGGCAGACGCGGATGACGCGACATCGATTGAAGATTATGAGTTTGTCGCGGGGCGCAATGATGGAGTAGATATGCACGAGGTTGTCTTGAACAATCTCGCGCCCGCCACAACCTATAGCTATCGCGTTCTAACGCGCGGCGCGGATGATCAAGTGGGTCTTTCAGAACTTAAAACTTTTCG encodes the following:
- a CDS encoding DNRLRE domain-containing protein produces the protein MKWRVILFIVFFWSIAGKIEAAQVTINATADTYVNSYAPTQNFGSVNTLEVRSRDISRSSFLQFNLSHFIPLDATVTRAYLKLYLFDNFCYTNATAPMNIRIYRVSGRWSEQSITYQSQPDASTVDGASLTLPLNSAAGYKTWDVTNIVKGWIDNQYLNYGLRTYYYSENNCQATFYAREAGEGMKPQLVVEYTPPPDRTPPQIREVSAEVTATTATIRWKTYNDPSSSTVAYRRPGAQLWPIQSAGGLTVDHSVTLTNLQPQTLYQYTAKSRDAAGNEAVSAVLEFTTAEAEDLTAPDISNLSVNHLSSRAVEIIWSSQEEGTGEVRYSTDRQRVSIATQAGLKTNHTVRLEPLLPATTYYFVIDSEDAHGNRTVREEDQFTTQADAAAEEEDGEEQDEEENYNPLSVYNIVSDVLSPTSMRFRWWSTIDGTSWVFASADADDATSIEDYEFVAGRNDGVDMHEVVLNNLAPATTYSYRVLTRGADDQVGLSELKTFRTDAQSAPEAADEQPEAPPPLPAEPDGTPQGQVPEQVTDPAVIEEIRHQAQEVVEKKESPEPAVKESENLEDEGQKPANLGSKFLFILSRFWVWIILGGVFFLALLGILLYLLLRKKKGGENREANPIASQPSKTVPSQIAAGQTGTQTPQPQKTKKS